The following proteins come from a genomic window of Sphaerisporangium rubeum:
- the rplU gene encoding 50S ribosomal protein L21 codes for MYAIVRCGGRQQKVSVGDVLEVDKVAGEVGSTVQLAPVLVVNDGDVTTDATKLGRFEITAEILGETKGPKIRILKYKNKTGYKKRQGHRQRYTQVKVTGINPGK; via the coding sequence GTGTACGCGATCGTTCGTTGCGGCGGCAGGCAGCAGAAGGTCTCCGTCGGTGACGTCCTCGAGGTGGACAAGGTCGCCGGTGAGGTCGGCTCCACGGTGCAGCTGGCGCCGGTGCTCGTCGTCAACGACGGCGATGTGACCACCGACGCCACCAAGCTTGGCAGGTTCGAGATCACCGCCGAGATTCTCGGCGAGACCAAGGGCCCCAAGATCCGCATCCTCAAGTACAAGAACAAGACCGGTTACAAGAAGCGCCAGGGTCACCGCCAGCGGTACACCCAGGTGAAGGTGACCGGCATCAACCCCGGGAAGTAG
- the rpmA gene encoding 50S ribosomal protein L27, translating to MAHKKGASSTRNGRDSNAQRLGVKRFGGQLVNAGEIIVRQRGTHFHPGDNVGRGGDDTLFALVAGHVQFGNKRGRRAVSIVPAAE from the coding sequence ATGGCACACAAGAAGGGCGCCTCCTCCACCCGGAACGGCCGTGACTCCAATGCCCAGCGGCTCGGCGTCAAGCGTTTCGGTGGTCAGCTCGTCAACGCCGGCGAGATCATCGTCCGTCAGCGCGGCACCCACTTCCACCCCGGCGACAACGTCGGCCGCGGTGGCGACGACACGTTGTTCGCCCTGGTGGCCGGGCACGTGCAGTTCGGTAACAAGCGCGGCCGTCGTGCCGTGAGCATCGTCCCAGCCGCGGAGTAG
- a CDS encoding Rne/Rng family ribonuclease, which translates to MLDNEPIVGAAGLGGDTTEKQETKTPVRRRRAASRPAGPPPEETERAATAVTGTADGGGSGAADGVAARTEATADTGVRTGAGIGTGDADGGTADAAPVAGETAEAPEPAKRVTRRRTAVKDGEAPARRTRARKSVKADAEPDAAPAAPVVPAQDTPAVQPDDAAQAPVTAPEFPAGESVTAAPEVPAQESAPAAPARRRRSRKAAVVPETPAAPTERSTTPEVAATPDAAASGAGVPGQETGDAGDIAGDIAGDIAEVLPEEEALDDEPAGEDVVEEPKAGSSGGATSLFADPFGLTALTEQVASPAVAFQAPAAVFQPIFQAPEPRAVVPPVVPPQPRRAEEQRQEERAEDDDLTEEPETAETSAEDDDQDDAGGRRRRRRRGGRGRGKARDEADGDESGDEPEAAEETAAEEEPQAEAAEDDDEAGGSRRRRRRRRRGTEDAETHTDDPPNTVVRIRAPRAGRSTSVDEVQGFRGSTRLEAKKQRRREGREQGRRRPPVITESEFLARRESVERVMVVRRQGGRTQIAVLEDGVLVEHYVDRESSQSYVGNVYLGKVQNVLPSMEAAFIDIGKGRNAVLYAGEVNFDTAGLEGQPKRIESALKSGQSVLVQVTKDPMGHKGARLTSQISLPGRYLVYVPDGSMTGISRKLPDKERSRLKAILKKVMPENAGVIVRTAAEGASEDELSRDVARLSAQWEAIQRKAKSGSPPELLSSEPDLTVRVVRDVFNEDFSSLVVSGDEVWGTVDEYVRYVAPHLADRLTKWEDGDVFAAYRIDEQIAKAMERKVWLPSGGSLVIDRTEAMTVVDVNTGKFTGQGGNLEETVTKNNLEAAEEIVRQLRLRDIGGIIVVDFIDMVLESNRDLVLRRMLECLARDRTKHQVAEVTSLGLVQMTRKRVGQGLLEAFSTPCECCNGRGLIVSSEPVDGKPEPRGTQGKMAVEKAVAEKLEKAAERVKEGVAAVAASGEALRDSVTGALTGEEPQPARARRRPRKATRPAGPAE; encoded by the coding sequence ATGCTCGACAACGAGCCCATCGTCGGGGCCGCCGGCCTCGGCGGGGATACAACGGAAAAGCAGGAGACCAAGACCCCGGTCCGGCGCCGCCGCGCGGCGAGCCGACCGGCGGGCCCGCCTCCGGAGGAGACGGAGCGCGCCGCCACCGCCGTGACCGGCACCGCCGACGGCGGCGGATCCGGAGCGGCGGACGGCGTCGCCGCCAGGACCGAAGCGACCGCCGACACCGGTGTCAGGACCGGTGCCGGCATCGGTACGGGTGACGCCGATGGTGGCACCGCCGACGCCGCGCCGGTGGCCGGCGAGACCGCGGAGGCGCCGGAGCCCGCCAAGCGGGTCACGCGCCGCCGTACGGCGGTCAAGGACGGTGAGGCGCCGGCGCGCCGCACCCGTGCCAGGAAGTCCGTCAAGGCGGACGCCGAGCCGGACGCCGCACCCGCGGCGCCGGTCGTCCCCGCGCAGGACACCCCGGCGGTCCAGCCGGACGACGCCGCGCAGGCACCGGTGACGGCCCCGGAGTTCCCCGCCGGTGAGTCCGTCACCGCTGCGCCGGAGGTCCCCGCGCAGGAGTCCGCTCCCGCCGCGCCGGCCCGCAGGCGGCGCAGCAGGAAGGCGGCCGTGGTCCCCGAGACCCCGGCGGCCCCCACGGAACGATCCACCACCCCCGAGGTCGCCGCCACCCCGGACGCCGCCGCGTCAGGCGCCGGCGTGCCCGGCCAGGAGACCGGGGACGCCGGGGACATCGCCGGGGACATCGCCGGGGACATCGCCGAGGTGCTCCCCGAGGAGGAGGCGCTGGACGACGAGCCCGCGGGTGAGGACGTCGTCGAGGAGCCCAAGGCCGGGTCGTCCGGCGGCGCGACGTCGCTGTTCGCCGACCCGTTCGGCCTGACGGCGCTGACCGAGCAGGTCGCGTCGCCGGCCGTCGCGTTCCAGGCTCCCGCCGCGGTGTTCCAGCCGATCTTCCAGGCCCCCGAGCCGCGTGCCGTCGTGCCGCCGGTCGTGCCGCCGCAGCCCCGCCGTGCCGAGGAGCAGCGGCAGGAGGAACGCGCCGAGGACGACGACCTCACCGAGGAGCCCGAGACCGCCGAGACGTCCGCCGAGGACGACGACCAGGACGACGCCGGTGGCCGTCGCCGCCGCCGTCGCAGGGGCGGCAGGGGCCGGGGCAAGGCCAGGGACGAGGCCGACGGCGACGAGAGCGGCGACGAGCCGGAGGCCGCGGAGGAGACCGCGGCCGAGGAGGAGCCGCAGGCCGAGGCCGCCGAGGACGACGACGAGGCCGGTGGTTCGCGCCGCCGCCGCCGGCGTCGCCGCCGCGGCACCGAGGACGCCGAGACCCACACCGACGACCCGCCGAACACGGTGGTGCGCATCCGCGCTCCCCGCGCCGGCCGTTCCACGTCGGTGGACGAGGTGCAGGGCTTCCGGGGCTCCACCCGCCTGGAGGCCAAGAAGCAGCGCCGCCGGGAGGGCCGCGAGCAGGGCCGCCGCCGGCCGCCGGTGATCACCGAGTCGGAGTTCCTCGCGCGCCGTGAGTCGGTGGAGCGGGTCATGGTGGTGCGCCGCCAGGGTGGCCGCACCCAGATCGCGGTGCTGGAGGACGGCGTGCTCGTGGAGCACTACGTCGACCGCGAGTCCAGCCAGTCGTACGTCGGCAACGTCTACCTCGGCAAGGTGCAGAACGTCCTGCCGTCGATGGAGGCCGCGTTCATCGACATCGGCAAGGGCCGCAACGCCGTGCTGTACGCCGGTGAGGTCAATTTCGACACCGCGGGCCTCGAAGGCCAGCCGAAGCGCATCGAGTCGGCGCTGAAGTCGGGCCAGTCGGTGCTCGTGCAGGTCACCAAGGACCCCATGGGTCACAAGGGTGCCAGGCTGACCAGCCAGATCAGCCTCCCGGGCCGTTACCTCGTGTACGTGCCGGACGGCTCGATGACCGGCATCAGCCGCAAGCTGCCGGACAAGGAGCGCAGCAGGCTCAAGGCCATCCTCAAGAAGGTCATGCCGGAGAACGCCGGCGTCATCGTGCGCACCGCCGCCGAGGGTGCGTCGGAGGACGAGCTGAGCCGCGACGTGGCACGCCTGTCGGCGCAGTGGGAGGCGATCCAGCGCAAGGCCAAGTCCGGCAGCCCGCCTGAGCTGCTGTCGTCCGAGCCGGACCTCACGGTCCGTGTGGTGCGCGACGTGTTCAACGAGGACTTCTCCTCGCTGGTGGTCTCCGGTGACGAGGTGTGGGGCACGGTGGACGAGTACGTCCGCTACGTCGCGCCGCATCTGGCCGACCGCCTCACCAAGTGGGAGGACGGCGACGTCTTCGCGGCGTACCGCATCGACGAGCAGATCGCCAAGGCGATGGAGCGCAAGGTGTGGCTGCCGAGCGGCGGCTCCCTGGTGATCGACCGCACCGAGGCGATGACCGTGGTGGACGTCAACACCGGCAAGTTCACCGGCCAGGGTGGCAACCTGGAGGAGACGGTCACCAAGAACAACCTGGAGGCCGCCGAGGAGATCGTGCGGCAGCTCCGGTTGCGTGACATCGGCGGCATCATCGTCGTCGACTTCATCGACATGGTGCTGGAGAGCAACCGCGACCTGGTGCTGCGGCGCATGCTGGAGTGCCTGGCGCGCGACCGCACCAAGCACCAGGTCGCCGAGGTGACCTCGCTCGGCCTGGTGCAGATGACGCGCAAGCGCGTGGGTCAGGGGCTGCTTGAGGCGTTCTCCACGCCGTGCGAGTGCTGCAACGGCCGCGGGCTGATCGTGTCCTCGGAGCCGGTCGACGGCAAGCCCGAGCCCCGCGGCACGCAGGGCAAGATGGCCGTCGAGAAGGCCGTGGCGGAGAAGCTCGAGAAGGCCGCCGAGCGGGTCAAGGAGGGTGTCGCCGCCGTCGCGGCGAGCGGCGAGGCCCTGCGCGACAGCGTGACCGGCGCGCTGACCGGCGAGGAGCCGCAGCCCGCACGCGCGCGGCGCCGGCCGAGGAAGGCCACCCGGCCGGCCGGACCGGCGGAGTGA